Within Primulina tabacum isolate GXHZ01 chromosome 5, ASM2559414v2, whole genome shotgun sequence, the genomic segment AGAGTTACCATGCATCTGTAACCCCAGAAGTGTGAGTATCTTTATGAACTCTGATTCCAAGGTGCATACAAGACTTACAGCAAAAGAACTCACCGTAGATTTCGTGTAGTCCCAAGAGAAAAAACGAGTAAAAAATGTTGGCTCTGACCCTTCCATAACGATATATATAGGAGTTTGGAGAGATGCTTTCTCAAGAAGAAAATCACGCGCCAAAAATTGCTGTTGAAagcaataaaaagtaaaaatatgtCCAAATAACATTTATTATCCTTTGGCAAAATAAACTTATTAGTGTATTTTCTTTCACAACAGCAGTTTGCATTTCCAATTCAGCCAATAAATCAAGTTAAGTCATACCTCCCCAATATTTAATGCATTCATCTTCTTAGTGGATGGCACCTGTTGCCCAACCCAGACAAAAATGTCCGAATGGCAGTCAAGAATGAATATATCTTCAGTCATCAGATCGTCCTGACTGAAACCGTGTACTTCTGTaacctacaataaaaaatataactaAGTTTTATACAGGATAATTTATCAGTGAAAAAGGAAACTAATGCAAAAGGCCTTTGTCGGAACACTCAACCCCGATAGATACAGGATTGTCAAGGGAAAAAAGACCATAACAGGGATTGAAAGCACAAACCAGATTCAGTTACTGTTTTTCCCATTAAAATAAAGAGAAATGAGATATCCGTGTACCTTGAGATCGTCTGAAAACCGTGAGTGAATTTCAGCATGGTagaataaaaattgaaaaaaagaaaaaatgtcagcTGACTTACACTAATAGGCAGACaaaaatgggccaaaatgttaaACTAGTACTAAGATGACTACATACCCTTCAATAATGTGCATGAGAATAGATGAGGATCACTTTCAACTTCTCTAGCAATCTTCTGGCTTGGGTACTCAGATTTCCCCCCCAACAAATCCCAAAACTGATCGGATTCTGCACCTTCTTTCTGCAGTTTAGACTGCATGTTTGGCTGCAAATAAAAAGCTGGATAAGCAACACAGACATTACACATACCACATAAAAATTTAGCCAAACAAAAAAACTGCAGTCCTTCCGTAATTCAATTCTTCAATACAATCGGCAGTAAGATGCAGAAACTGTACTACAAGCGACACATCATCGCACCTCCATCTTACGAGACATGATAACAAAGTTAAAAAAGCACAATGTGACCAACCCATAACTCTCGACACCGAACTCCTAAAGGAATGGGAAATATTTATAACTGCGGTAAGACCTTTATAAGATCCAGCATCCTCTCAACAAGTTCCTGGTCTTCGGATGTAGTAAGGCTTCCTGACCAGGTAAATACGGAGGACCCATTAAATAGTATGTAGCAGTAGGAGGAGTTCAATGATGATGCCACCTGAAATTCCAATAAATACGAGCTTATACTCCTTAATGCATAAATAGTTAATGTATGCGCAGGGTAAAAAAGAGGCAGACAATAacacatgattttttttttgggggtgGGGGGTGTGGGAGTGAGAACACGGATAGCAAAAAGCGGAATATTCAATCACCAGTAAAACTAAAAACAATGTAAATCTCAGCAGGCAAACAAATGGGGTACCAGCCATACAGCATCTCTATAATCTGATTATATATGTTCATAACCAATCTCAGGCCAACTAAACTCGAAAAGCATAGATAAATAAGCTTACAAGCATGCTTATTGTTGAATATTTGCTGAACGACTTACAATAACAACCGTTAGTTTCTCTAGAGTGGCTCTTTTGTTTCCTAAAATATCCCACCTTATAGTATATTAGCGAATTTCTCTTTATGTGACTAGCTTTCATATGTTCAATATATACCAAGCAAGTGTGATAAAGACATTCAAATGTGGGGTTTTATATAGGTACATGAGGGTAGATGCACTGGTAAAGTAACCAAAATTTGAAATGGAAGTCAGTTAAAAACGAGTCATTCAGTTAGTACACTAACGTGTACACGATGTGAATTTGAAAGGgtttttttctaaataaatgcAAAACAGATGTGAATGTCCATTTCTGTTTTATCGTGAGAATATGTTATTTTGGTTGAGATCAGCCTTGAGAAAACAAACAGAGCTCCGGTAAGCGGTCTAATCCAAATAATCAGTTAAGACAAGTCTGGCGCCAAAAAGGACATgcaccacttgtgcttttctttctttcttttttttaaattttgttttctaTCTAATATGCATCTATGTGTCAGATAAGTTGAAAGCTACAAATCTCGGGATACAATGCGCCTATATTTTGAGCTTCTTAGCTGAAGTGAAATGAGATCGCTTGGAATATTGTCCCTATTCGTTCGCAATGTAAAGTTACTTATACTAGTTTTACCGGGTTCAACACGAGTTTTATTGACTGATTGTTATAGCACAGGACTTACAGATTCAACTTGGATTGCTTGCATATCATCAGGTCCACTGCCCTGAACTCGAAATAATGCCAATCCATTCTCTGCATATGTATTATCTTGAAGTTCCTCCTCAGCTATGTGATTCTTGTAACCTTCACTAAGACCACCCTGGTGACATGCACGTAGTTATTTCACTACCAATAGTATGCTTAAAACTGTATTAAACTAGAACAAGAGAAATATCAAATCCAAAAATATTTGCATACTCCAGAACCTTGAAGACTATGAAGCTCtgaaaaatgacaaagaacTGGATTGGCTCATTCCCCTCGTAGATGCAAGCCTAGAAATTGACATTTATTCAACTATTAACACAAATTTCAAGatgtaatatatttttaaaaaataaagtcaCAATGAAGCTGTCAAAGAAAGTAATTTGCCTGGGTGGGTAAGAACTTCAGAGACTCAACCATCTTGCTTGCCTGTGAAGTTGCTGATACTCTCTCTGCCTGATAATTGACCATAATATCAACAAGACtgataattcatgaaaattaaatctataaatatagTACAAAGAGTCGCTAAAACTTTCTTGTGTAGTATATACAATGAAATAATAGCAAGTTTGCACTATTAACAGAGATCTGTACTCATAATTCATCTaaaaaaactttaaaaccaGGACAACGGCCCAGAACAACTCCAGAAGAATATGTTTACCCCGTGTTTCTTCATTGTATCTTGGTGTCTTTCCATTTACGTTTCCTTGGGTTGGCCACTGACATCAAATCCCACCCTTAATTTAAACATAAAAGTAATGCATTTTTTGAACTGTTATTTATTCCATTAACTGGCCCTACTTGAGCGCTATTACATGCCCTGTCATTATGTTGTTTCTTCCCTACTCAAGGAGAAGAGATTTATCAGGCATAACTACTCAGTATGCATTTCTTAAGTCGGTGACATAGTTTTTACAGCTGTATTTTCAAAGTCAATTCAGACACTATCCCACCATCTTTAACTCTATCTACCCATGTTGCAATTTAGATAATTTTACTGTTTTCATAATAAATTACGCTCTATTTTTTCAGAAGCTTTTACCGCCTTTGAATCTCCATCAGCAAAGATAGATGATggtaaatttgaattaaaacgATAAATATTTCCAAAGATTCAAGCACAGTAGCATTAGACAGACAACAAAGGGCAACTTCACCTTAACACTTTGCTTTCCTATCCATGTCCCAATGAGATGATCCTCTTTTTCTTCTCCAGGATAAGAATACTGAAAGATATAGCAATCTCCACTGTAAAACTTTGACTGATTAGAAGCTGGGAGAAGAGTCTTCTTCGGACCATTCACACGCCAAACCTAGAAAAGTAGTAAACTATAAATTAGTGTCAGTGGGTTTAAAACAATATTAATTCACAAGGTTTATTTCTCACACCTAAAGGGACATTATCATCAACAAACAAGAGCACAGGAGTCATGTTTCGTTTGGTATTAAGTAATCAAATATAAAAGACAACTTAATCCTCTCACATCCTCATTGATCAGTAGCTGGGTTCAAGATCAGTGACAATATTGAGCCTTATACAATAGTGGTAGATAGCTTTTGAATTTTGACCAATGGTCACAGAGAACCACCAAATTACTTATAACTTTAATTGCTTTGTAACAGACACATAACTTTTGTAATGTCTGCTAAACAAATCATGTCCCAAACCTGcttgcataaacattttcttatATACTGTAAGAGAATGTTAACAACAGATGAAGCCAATTTTCATGAAAAACTTTACATAGGACCAGATCTACTGCAGTTTTCACATCACCTGTAAATCACCAGTGCAGTCTATATACGGTCGAGGTTCTTCCTTGGGGGTGGCTTCTGCCTTCAGAATACCCTTCACGTTAACCCCTTGGCGTTTTAGAAGTGCTGGAAACATCAATTGGAAAGATGGTGAGAATTAAAGACATTATAGGTAAATGTTTTGGATAACATATAGGATGAGAAAAATACAGGGCAAACAAAGACATATTGAAGTTGTAATTTATCTTTAAACAGTAGCAAATAATATCTGTGTATTCTGACCTGCAACCTTCCCTCTACTATCCTCTGTCACCGACACATTGCTTGACCGGGGCCAGGAAATAAAATTCGAGCGAAATTTGACCGTCTCAAATCCCTCAATCACACGGATTATATGAGATTTGGATCTATCAAGGCTGTGCAGTAATTCCTACACATGAAAAGGCATTAATTAAGGATAGAACTGGAAAACCCCATGGAAAAATCCAAGTAACTAAAGCAACCATACTTACATCAGTTGTGCTACATGCAGCTTTTCTCGAATTAAGTGAAGTATTTCTCCCCATCCAGACAAAAACTTCCATCCCACAATCAAGAAAATAGCATTTATATGTGTCTAATAACTCCCTCGTCAAAGAATCAGCCTCCACGGGTACCACATCTCCCTTTTCAACACTTAAACATAAAACTCTAACATGTCAAGATTCTAAAGTTCCTCATTATAAACAAATTACCATCATCCACCTACATATCAAGTCGTCTGACAGCAACATTCATTTTGTaggaaaaatatataaatatatatatatatatatatatataatgtgttCAAAACAAATGGACATTCATCCTACATCAAGAACAAGCAGCCAACACCAATAACAATAAATTCCAAGGAACGGCGTAAAAATGTCCTACTGCAGCCTTTTGCGGCATTCATCTGAAGACCAAAAGAAGTTTAAAAAAGAAGAGTAGGAAATATTTATCAGTTTATATCATGAACTTGTATCAGTATGTGAATGAACTGCATTATAAATAAAAACTCCTCAGAGCTTCATTCGGCTAAATTTCCTAATACATTAGGATCTAACCAAGACCTTAATGATGTATCATGCCATGCTAGGAATATGAGACATATAAAAGAGATCATTGAAAGCACTGTGAACGAAAGAAGCTATCTACCAGAAAAGCCTAGGACCAACATCCACACTTTTGGATTCATCAGAATTTGTTTTCCTTGGAAGTGGAGCAAATCCACCAAAGAAAGCCCAAAATTCCCCACTCTCTGCATCAGCCATTAATTTTCCATCTTCTGCAGTCAAAAGAAAAGGCAGCTATGATGCATCCATCACTTGGTCATCAACTTTGAAACAACCAATGAGCAGTATGTTTACCAATAGCTGCTATTTCACACTTTCCGTCATGATAAGTATCTTTAACATACTGAACAACTTCCAGAGCTTTGGCCCTCTCTTGAATAGATGAGTTGGAACCATTGAATTGAAAAATTTTAGACTTTGTATCAAGAATAAAGATGTCATCATGATTGAGAGAGGATCGGGCAAAAGGCACCTACACAATCATACAACAAGATGATGATAAAGATATACTTACCTAGATAGTGCATCAAAAGTGTAGGAACAAAATATCTTGCCTCTTTCACATGCACGACATGTTTTCCTTTACATACAAACAAGCGGGTCTGATGCTCTTCGGCCTCAATATGCTTAAAGCCTGATGCAACTCCACCTTCTTGAGGTATTATACATGGTTTAAAATAGGAAAGGAACTTCTCCGTTTCTTGGCCTTGTATTTCCCGATATTGGACAGCCCGCCCCCCAAGTGCTGCATCTAATTCAACAGTCTTGATGGCTGCAGTGCCAGCCTCATCCTATACAAGGAAATACTTAGGTCATAATGACATCTCTAGAGGCACGCTAACTTTTTCAGAAGCAACATCAGAGAATTACCTGACTCGTATCTTTTCCAAGCCAATAATGAATATCATGACGTAGGCCACCGTTTTTCAAGGCAGTAGTCTGCAAAAAGAAACTAAAAGATTACACTGATTTACATACTTCCAACATCATAGGCAATAGTAATATCAAGAACTTAAAAGAAAGTGCAATAACATGGCAAATAGAAATAGCATAAGTAGTGGTTCCAACATTGCAAAAAGCCAACTGAACTATTGCCACACGAGATGTCCAAGTAAAATTACTAGGGTTAGCAAGCAATACAAAGTATCAGTTGTGGCAGGCCAGAGATTGCCAGGTGATTGAAATTAAGTTAGTTGATATCAAACATTTACAGTTCTCCCCCATTAAGATTCCTCTCTATACCTCTTCACCAAGAAGGCAAATTCATCTATTTAAACTACACCATAGGCTCTCAGCAAACTTTTACTTTCTGATGAATGGCTGAtgcaaattaaatataaacaacagAACGTGGGGGAAGTATAAATTGAAAAAGCTATAATTTCTCCAAGATAAATAAAATGAACAGTAAAGAGTATATAAGGTACTCTAGTAGTTCATGTATTTAAAACTCGTACTCTGTGTCAAGACAATGATAAGAAAGGTAGCATCATTTGTGATCATTGAACAAGAAACTATATTGTTTCACACTTGATAGTCAAACCATCAAAGAAATTTTCTACAAGTAAGATTTTTACTTCCAAGTAAATTTTCAACAAGCACAATTTCTGATTTTTGAGTAGCACTAACAAACTGATAGCACGAAATCGGTATTACACGTCACGTTAATATACTCCTGCCAGTAAAATCTCTAAGTAAAGGCCTGTTTTAGTCATATCGAGAGGATAGTTGTTGGGCTAATGAAATTCTAATGCATAGAGCTAGGAAGGGTTTTGAGAAGGAAAAAATATTGACAATATGTGATCCTCCAAATTGAAGAACATATTAACAAAGTGAGAATCAgagcaaaagaaaaaaaaaggttcCCAATCATATGCAGTAGCTATTATAAAACAAGAACCAAAAAAGGACAATTTAGAGCATTCTACAACCCACATATCCATGGGCGGCTAAAAACTTTAGAGAAAAAACTTTACAATAAATACATACTAAAGCGAgtaaatgcatgtatgaaaatgcaaaaaaaaaaaaaattgaaatgagaagGTATTACAACATTGGTTTCTGGTGAGCAACAACTTAATCGAAATAGATGCAAATGACTATTGATAGAGTAGAAAACCCCAAAAGTTACCTTTAATATCACATAGGAATCTCCAGTGAAAAACTTTCCGTGTAGAGACTTTGGGACTTCAACaggattaaaattttcaattcgcCATATTTCAATGCCACTAGACTAAGTTAAGAAGGTAAACATGTGGAGAATCCAGATACTGGAAACACAATCACCAGCAGGTGCAAGTGTAACAGTAAAACTACATTTGCCATGGCAGTGATAAAAAACTGATCACGCAAACTGATTTCAAACAGAAATGGTCAGACATGATTATTTGCAACTTGATAATAATGTGAAGACAAGTATGATTGGGTAGCATTAGGATACGCCTTCTGCCCTGCCCCTTGGAAAGCTGGATCCAAATCTTTATTTGAAACCGACATACTGTTAATCGCGGACTTTTAAGAATTTACTACAGCCAAATTTGACCTGAAACAGGACAAGGGTAACCTTCAATAGCCATTAACTGAATACATGAAATCTAAAAGGTAAAGGTAAACTCTCAAATTTACAGAACACAAGATGATCCTCACATAATCAGGAAAAATCAAAACCAAAACATCAATTTAGAACAGATGGAATTCATAGGTAATCAAAAATCTTTACAAAACTCTCGATATTAAATTCCTATTACATACATCTGCAACAACGGTCTATAAGTTCATTCTGCTTGTTGGAGCAACACTATATACTTATCTGCGTATCATTTCCCACCACATGCAGACTGGAAACAGCAGCTTCTCCACTACACATCATTCTGTGGAATAAATTTTACTAATATATCCAGGTTCATGCTTCTCACCCCATATGTCATGCAGCGTTCAGTTCCAGGTCAGAAAAGCTCAACAACTAAGCCACAAGCTCTCTTCCTTTCTTTTATTCGTCAAAGTCTAATTTCCATGTTTTCTATTGTAGATAAACTGATTGAGTTGTTAAAATATACGAACTATGCGAATGACATGGAGCACTTGGTAAAATATTGACATAAGGGTAATGGCTACCCGGCCTACCTCATTTGAGAATTGACAAATACACCAATGATGAATCATATACAcccagagagagagagagagagaacaAGGTGAAGAGAAGAGCAACGGGAAGCCAGCAATAAACAGATGACGTAAGAAAAACCCTTCCAATTTGTTTCTCTATGCATAACTGATTGGTGACTCATGCCGAACAATCCCTCTTTCTCCAATATTTCGGGACAGTAATCTTGGACTTCTAGATCTCATCTCTCATTCAGATGAAGTCAAAAATTGACAATCGGACGATCCACCAAACAAAGGCGTATCGGCATTTCAATATTGACAGATAACAAACCTCATAATTTACAGTTTTCGATGACTCGTCACTTGTCCAAATGAAAAATGTCTCCCCCTCATCATCAAGATTCGATTTTTAACGAGTAAAAGACAAGAACAAGGATTATAGCACCACATCACATCAcatcaaaaattaaattttatacaaATCAAACATCAAAGCTGAATAAAACTGAAAAACGGAGCAGAAAGCGATGAAATTCCGATGAACCAATTACCTTTTTATCCGTGAAATATGCAAGCCTTAACCCGACAAAATAACTCAGCCAGATCCACCCAAATCCCTCAACTGATCTAAATCAACAAAAATACCAGTACAGATTACAAGAGAAAAGGTGGTTCTCAAGCCCAAAAACGGAAAGCAAAAGAAATTCGATTAACGGAAATTTGAGGATCAAAGATAGAGAGAGATAGAGGCAGAACAGTCTGTGTGTATGTTTTTGTGAGAGAGAGACAGGGGGGATTGAGTGGAGGGAATGATGGCGAGTATACCTGGCAGGCGTGCCTATCACTAACACGGCTTAAAAAAAACCCTTCTTAACAAAGCATAATCACGTATGAACTGTAAAGATACAATAAACCATTATTAAACAAGCAAATACCAattaaattaatgaaaaataagagCAAAAAACAACAGATTCAATAATTGTTCCGAATCAATCGAATCTTTTCAAATGTGCCAACACAGTAAACTTCTGCTCAATATTTGAAAGCCCACAAATTATAATGGAAGAAATTAGCGTAAATTTTACagtaaaattttcttgaattcccACGGTAAGGACCCTTTAACCattattaaagaaaaatcacATCTTTTACTTATATCATTAAAAAACAAGAAATTAAGGATGTAAACGCATCTTTATTCAAGACAGGTAGTTGTGTAGGTAGCCCATTAATTATTTTTCCACCCTaagaaaaaaaaactgaaaaatTCCACAATCCATTATTATGGTGGGCGAATGAGCTGACTTTCCATTGGAGCGAGAGAAAGCTGGAGACTGGGACAGACGGTGACCGACCAGGATTCATCACTCGTCATTAAAGCAAAAAGAGTCTTATTTCGTTTATGATTCCCTAGCAGATGCGAAGATGCCTCTGGCTGTGGAGTGGGACCCAACGGTGGGGCCATGGCGGATGACAAGGTGGGGGATCGTGTCAGCGACGATGTAGtttgatatttatttatttgactCGAAAATCTTTGATTACAATTTAAGGTGTGGCTAGACATGGAACATGAGTTACAGAGGATAATGAATTAGATagaaattttaatttcttaaattaTCAACTAATTTTGTGGGTTCACCACTCGTTCTCAGTAGGATAGatattcataatttattttggttttaaaaatatataacatgATGTTTGTATCGTTTTACTTCGACGGTTCGATCATTTCGATTTAcgtatttatttaaatggataattaaaatatactttaaaatataatatataatttcttagttattttttataaaacttttaaatataaagtctaaatgaattaaacaaataataattaactaaaatttaacaaaaatataCTTAATTCACTATtatcatttataaaatatatcatctgaataaaaaaatatttaatccaATTAAATTTCGGTTTTATCGATCAATTCAGTTTTGACATATATAATTTGAATTCGAACTAtataaatttcagttttaacatttatatctaaaataaattttaaaaaaaacaagtttCCGATCCAGTTCGATTTCCTATTTTTCGGTTCGAATTTTCATTTAAACATAAGCTTGAACACCCATTGTATAATGTTTTTAGACAATTTTTTTGGTAGGTATGTTGTTAATTTGACGGGATGGATAAAAAATCGATAAGTTTTCTAAACAAAATATGTATTGTTTCGCGAATAAAAGTTTATATGTACAGAAAATTGCAAAATCAAGGTTGTTTTGATAATCCGAGCGatactatatatataaaaagatcAATTAAAAGCATAATGATGTGTTTAACATCGAGTTAAGTAAAGTAATTGTTGTGGATTTCGAAAACACTCAAAATGAGTTTCATTTTATATCCATTTCTAAAAATCTCTTTCTTCAAATACAATCTATCAATCTAAGCGCAACGGACAAATAATAATGCTAAATTCATGAGAAGCCATTTCTCTTGACATACGAATTGTCCATGTTTGTATCGAATTCAATGTATAATTATGCGAACATAAGTTGAACAATTAAACAATAATGTTATGTGTTTCAATAAACAAAGCAATTGTTGATAACACACAATAATTGTACGATTATGATATGGTATGATTGTTAATGAATTTTAGCTGACGCTCAAATATCACGTTTGTGACAAAGTTTCGAGTTAATGATTCAGTTACaactaaaaaaaattccaacttaaaaaaaacgaaattattga encodes:
- the LOC142546228 gene encoding villin-4-like, which produces MSVSNKDLDPAFQGAGQKAGIEIWRIENFNPVEVPKSLHGKFFTGDSYVILKTTALKNGGLRHDIHYWLGKDTSQDEAGTAAIKTVELDAALGGRAVQYREIQGQETEKFLSYFKPCIIPQEGGVASGFKHIEAEEHQTRLFVCKGKHVVHVKEVPFARSSLNHDDIFILDTKSKIFQFNGSNSSIQERAKALEVVQYVKDTYHDGKCEIAAIEDGKLMADAESGEFWAFFGGFAPLPRKTNSDESKSVDVGPRLFCVEKGDVVPVEADSLTRELLDTYKCYFLDCGMEVFVWMGRNTSLNSRKAACSTTDELLHSLDRSKSHIIRVIEGFETVKFRSNFISWPRSSNVSVTEDSRGKVAALLKRQGVNVKGILKAEATPKEEPRPYIDCTGDLQVWRVNGPKKTLLPASNQSKFYSGDCYIFQYSYPGEEKEDHLIGTWIGKQSVKAERVSATSQASKMVESLKFLPTQACIYEGNEPIQFFVIFQSFIVFKGGLSEGYKNHIAEEELQDNTYAENGLALFRVQGSGPDDMQAIQVESVASSLNSSYCYILFNGSSVFTWSGSLTTSEDQELVERMLDLIKPNMQSKLQKEGAESDQFWDLLGGKSEYPSQKIAREVESDPHLFSCTLLKDDLKVTEVHGFSQDDLMTEDIFILDCHSDIFVWVGQQVPSTKKMNALNIGEQFLARDFLLEKASLQTPIYIVMEGSEPTFFTRFFSWDYTKSTMHGNSFQRKLSILINGGTPVTDKPKRRTVVSHSGRSAAPEKSQRSRSMSFSPERVRVRGRSPAFNALAANFENAGARNMSTPPPIVRKIYPKSVTPDSANSASRSAAIAALSAGFEQPAPARNFIIPRSTKVIPASPLPKPEPEKISKENSVEATNPKPETIQEDVKEGEAEDEEGLKIYPYERLKTTSTDPVADIDVTKREAYLSSVEFKEKFGVTKAVYYKLPKWKQNKLKMSLQLF